Sequence from the Sinorhizobium meliloti genome:
CCAGGCCGGCACCTTCCGCCAAGCGAAACTCACGGCGCAATTGGCATCGGCGCTGGATCTCCCGCGCCGCGAGCACAGCGCGCTCAGCGTGATCCTGGTGGGGGATCGGAAAGTTGAAGATTGCCATGATCGCGTCCCCGACCGTCTTGTTAAGAAGGCCGTCGAACTCCCAAATCGCCGCGGCACATTCATCGTAGAAATCATCCAGCAGCGACGAAACAATATCGGCCGAGAGCGATTGCGAAAGCGCCGTGTAGCCTCGCAGATCTGCAAAAAGGACGGAGACGTCAACAGTGATCTTGCGGGCTTTCATCACGCGCGTGAACATTAGTTCACAGATCGTGCAGGTATTCGGGTTCATCCGGCTCGGGCGGATGCCAAAGGCGCGGAAGGGAATGGAAGCCGGCCCGCGCAGGGGCACGGGAATACGCATCTGCTCCCAGCATCCCTTGCAAATCCTGGATTGAGACATGTTGCCGCCGCCCTGCTTGCGTGACGCAATGCGACTTTCGCATATATCGGCAACAAAATCTCCCGAAAACCCTCGGGTGTCTGTATTTGAGACCGCGACAGTCCGTTAGCCTTCAGACAGTTGTTCGGCTGTGGCCGCTATGGGTGCATTCCCCAAGGAATTATTGACGTACTTGAAAGCAAGTATGCTGATAATCGAGGCGACTATAACTAAGATGACGAGACGCATGAAAATTTACCATGTTCGTTGCACCGAGAAACTCTCTCGGAGACCTCGTTGTTCCAGCACCTCCGATTCGGTGGGAACGCCAACTGACTACATGAGCAGTAATTCATGGATAAGCCTGACGAAACCGGTGCCTGCCTTTTCGGCGGCAACCGATGGCTCTCACCTGTCCGGGCGACCTCTCGAAAAGTCTTTCCTCAACGATCCTGTGTTTGCGCGACAGGCAGATAGACTTTCGAGCCGACGTGCTCGCCACCAGTCAACGAGTTCCCGACCAGCAGGTAGGCTGATATTCCGAGGACCGACAGCAGCAGAATGCTTACGGGCAGTCCCGTTGAGACGTGATGTTCCGGTTCCTGATAATTCCATCTAGTCATTCGAACGTACTCCACTCTACACAAAGTGAGAACGAGCCACCGATGCAGCAGTTCCTGCACCGATGGTTGAACCTGGGTAACGATGTTCGAGGCGTTGTAACGAGCCGGCATTATACCATGCCGTCGCTGCCGCGGAGGGGTTATTGGCGGGGTATCATTCCGCCATGTTCACCGACCGTTCCTACCTATTTCAGGCGCGGCTGAGGCTGCAGCGGGGATGAGGGAAAGTGCGTGCGGTTTCAGGTCGCTGGAGATGCGGACTCACTCCGCCACGGTCCGCTTACCAGAACACGTCGTAAAGGGTAATAAAGACAATCATTCCAATGCAGACTGCTGGCGTCGACCTGATCGCGAAGTCGACTGGATTGAATTGGTATCCGAAGCTTTCAACATAAGATTTCATGACTTTTGTTTCCTCCCTGTGAGTTGTCTGGGACCCAGAACGGTCAGAGCACTTCCAGGAAAAGTGTCGTAACGGTATTCCGTCCGGACCGCTCGCTTCCTTCTGAAGCGACCTTCGCAACATTCGATCACGACCCGCGGAGCTTGTTTGACTCCACGGCAGCACGAATAAGTGCCGCCATACCTTAGTACTTCAGCAGCAGAGAAGGTTTGCGCCTTTGAGGAGTAGATCGATTATCGGAGAGTTGATGGTAGGACGTTAGAGCCACGCCCGTCAATGAGTACGGTTAATCGTTGGGGCATAAATATGGCGAAACCAAGATTTATCAAGGTATTCCTGATGAGAAGCCAGAAAATCAACGCGAATTTTTTCAACGTCTCCGGATTTTACTAGAGTGACGACTTCCCATATTCTTGGTATTTTTCTCACGGATGCCGATAAAGTTTCCTGCTTGGTCATTCAGGATTTTATTTTTACTTTGCAGCGGCAGACCGCCGAAAACGCTCTCGGCCACGAGCTTCGCCTCGCGCATGCTGCATGGCTGGGTTGCGAATTCCGCTCTACGATCGGAGCGAGACTGTTGTATAGTCAATTCATCGAAGCGATGCACCTCCTCCCGCAGAGCTTCGATATGCGAGCGACCTTTCCTCCTCCCGAGTTCGCTTGCGGGATCAGCGCTACTCCTCCTCCCGGAATGCTGATCGGTTCTTTTGGAAAAGCCTGCCGCACCTCCTCCCGCGGTAGGCTTTTTCGTTTCTGGTCAGCCCGAAGACTGCGTCACAGCGCCAGGGCGAGCTGCGGCTCGCTCCGATCGTCCACCGTATCGAGAGACGAGAGCGTGACCCCGAGCAACCGAATGCCTTTTGGGACTGGAAAGATTGGTGACAGGAGCAGCTCCGCGATTTCGCGCATTTCTGCGACGCTCGCTATCGGCGCGACGATGGTCTTGCTTCTGGTGATCTGCGTGAAATCTGCCCACTTCACCTTCAGTGTCATGGTCTTGCCGCGAATGCCGCTGGCTTCACAATAGTGCCAGACCTTGTCGATCAGAGGCTTGAGGCCCGCGCGGGCCGTTTCAAGATCATGAACATCCTCCCGAAACGTATCCTCGGCGCCGATCGATTTTCGGATGCGGTCGGGCTTGACCTCACGCTCGTCAATGCCGCGGGCGATCCAGTAGAAATACGGCCCCGACTTGCCGAAATGCTGCTGAAGGAAGGCGAGATCACGGGATTTGAGATCGGCGCCGGTTTCGATCCCAAGCCTTTTCATCTTCTCGGCCGTTGCCGGTCCGACGCCGTGAAACTTTTTGACAGGAAGCGCCTGCACGAATTCTGGACCGCGCTTCGGCGTGATGACGAACAACCCATCGGGCTTGCGCTGATCCGACGCCATCTTCGCAAGGAACTTGTTGTAGGAGACGCCGGCGGATGCCGTGAGGTGCGTCTCGGCCTTGATCCTGGTGCGAATCTCTTCGGCGATCTCGGTTGCGAGCCTCAGTCCCTTCAAGTTCTCGGTGACGTCGAGGTAGGCCTCGTCCAGCGACAATGGTTCGATCAACGGCGTGTATTCGGCGAAGATCGCCTGGATTTGCCGCGAGACGGCCCGGTAGACGTCGAAGCGGTGCGGAACGAAGATCAGGTCCGGACATTTGCGCTTGGCCGTCACCGAGGGCATAGCCGAGTGAACGCCGAACTTGCGCGCCTCGTAGCTTGCGGCCGCCACCACCCCGCGCGCCTCCGGATAACCGACTGCGACCGGTTTGCCTCGAAGCTCCGGATTGTCGCGCTGCTCAACCGAAGCATAAAATGCGTCCATGTCGATATGGATGATTTTGCGAACGCGGCCGCCGGGGGTGGGGGCAAGTGCCCCACCGCTCCTGTCACCTTCCTCTGGCTCTCCGCCCACCGGCATTCATTTCCTCTCGCTATAGCGCTGTCTATTCTACCCGAACCTCCATCGCCTTCTTAGCCGTAAAGTTGCTCGAAATAGATGTGGACGACCGCCACTCCAAAGGAGTTGCCGAGGGCGTGTGGAGACGAGCACCACGCGTCCTCGGCCTATCGCTGTTTTAGCTGATTTCCGGAAGCTCGTTGATCAGCTTGTCGAGCGTGATGGGATACTGCCGTACCCTTATGGCGGTCGCATTGTAGATAGCGTTCGCGACAGCTGCCGCGACACCGCAGATCCCGAGCTCGGCGATACCCTTGGCCTTCATCGGCGAGGACATCGGGTCGGTCTCGTTGAGGAAGACGACCTCCTGATGCGGAATGTCGGCGTGCACTGGCACCTCGTAAGCGGCGAGATCGTGATTGACGAAGAAGCCGCGCTCCTTGTCGACGACGAGCTCCTCCGACAGGGCGCCGCCGACGCCCATTGTCATCGCACCGATCACCTGGCTGCGTGCGGTGATCGGATTGAGGATCCGGCCGGCGGCGCAGACCGCCAGCATTCGCCGGATCCGTGTCTCTCCTGTTGCGACATCGACCGCGACCTCGACGAAATGAGCGCCGAAGGTGGATTGCTGATGGGTCTTGGTGAGGTCACCAAATTCTATCTGGTCCTCCGCCACGAGCCCCTCATCGCCGGCAGCTTGCGCGAGCGGCATGCGCCGGTCTCCCGACCGGACTTCACCTTCTGCGAAGATCAGGTCGTCGGCGCTGTTGAAACCGAGCTTCTGCGCCACGGCTTCCCGCAGCTTGGCGCAGGCCGCGTATACGCCGGCGGTGGAGCAGTTTCCTCCGAACTGCCCGCCCGAACCCGAGGAAACAGGGAAGCGCGAATCTCCCAGGCTTACGGCGACCTTCTCGATCGGGACACCAAGCATTTCGGCCGCCGTCTGGGCGATGATCGTGTAACTGCCCGTGCCGATATCGGTCATATCGGTCTCGACGGTGACGATGCCCTCGCGGTCGAGCCGGACGCGGGCGCCGGAGTTCAGCACAAGATTGTTGCGGAAGGCCGCGGCCACTCCCATGCCGATCAGCCAGTTTCCTTCGCGCCGAGCGCCAGGTTGCTTGCTCCGGTCTCGCCAGCCGAAGCGCTCCGCGCCGGTGCGCAGGCAGCCGACGAGATTGCGGTGCGAGAAGGGCCGTTCGGGCTTCTCCGGGTCGACCTGGGTGTCGTTGATGATCCGGAATTCGACGGGATCGAGACCCAACCTTTCGGCCATTTCGTCGATGGCGATCTCCAGCGCCATCATGCCGGGCGCCTCGCCGGGAGCGCGCATCGCGTTTCCTTCTGGAAGATCGAGTGTCGCAAGCCGCATGGCTGTCATCCGGTTCTCGCCGGCATAAAGCAGGCGAGTCTGCTGGACGGCCACTTCGGGACCACCGCCCGGAAGGTCCCCGGACCAGCTTTCATGCGCGATCGCCGTGATCTTGCCGTCGCGCCCTGCACCGATTCTGATCCTCTGGATCGTCGCCGGGCGATGTGTGGTGTTGTTCATCAGGAAGGGGCGGGGGAGGGCGACCTTTACGGGGCGCTTTGCTTCACGCGCGGCAAGCGCCGCCAACACCGCATCCGCGCGCAGGAACAGCTTCACCCCGAAGCCTCCACCAATGAACGGCGACATGAGATGCACCTTGTCCTTGTCGATCCCAAGCGTCGTCGCGAGGTCAGTCCGCCACCAGTCGATCATCTGGCTCGATGTCCAGACCGTCAGGTCGTCGCCGTTCCACGCGGCGATGGAAGCGTGCGGCTCCATCATGGCATGCGACTGGTCCGGGGTGGTATAGATCTGGTCTAACTTGACGGGGGCTGCTTCGAAGGCGGCATCAAAGTCGCCCGCCCCGGAGTCTCCGCCGCCTTCCGGCTCGACAGCGCTGTCCTTCGCCGCGGCCAGATCGAAGGCGCCTTTTTCCTCGGCATAATCGACCTTGACGAGCGCGGCGGCGGCGCGGGCCTCCTCGAATGTTTCGGCGACCACGACGGCGATCGCCTGGTGGTAGTGCTGAATTTCGGTGCCGCCGAAGAGCTTGGCGGTGTTATATTTGCCCTTCTTCAGTTCCCCCACGCCATCGGAGGTGACGACCGCTATCACGCCGGGAGCATTCCTCGCGGCCGCGACATCCATCGACCTGATCCGGCCCTTGGCGATTGCCGAACCGACGATATAGCCATAGGCATAGCGGGTATTCGGATCATGCCACTCATAGGCATAAATTGCTTTGCCGGTGGTCTTGAGCGGACCGTCGATGCGGGTGATGGGCTTGCCGATTACCTTGCCCTGATCAATCGGGTTCGTCGTTGCTGGTGTGTCGAATCTCATCATCTCATCCCTTCGCTTCGACAAGAACCGCGCGCAGCGCGCGTTCGACAAGCGTGAGCTTGAAGGCGTTCTGTTCCGTCGGGCGGGCACCGGCAAGAAGCATTGCGGCCACCGCCTTTGCTCCGTTCGCCAGCTCCTTTTCGGCCGCCTCGTCACGCCATGGTTTCGGCGCGATACCGCCAACGGCGACGCGGCCAGTCCCATCCGGCTGCACGACGGCGCCGACGGAGACGAGCGCAAAGGCGTAGGAGGCCCGGTCACGAACTTTGCGATAGATCTGCTTGCCGCCAGCCGGCTTCGGCAGGACGACCGCGGTGATCAACTCGCCTCGCTCAAGGACATGTTCGATATGCGGCGTGTCACCGGGCAGGCGATGAAGATCTCCCATCGGGATGCTGCGCGTCGTGCCGTCGGCTCGCACGGTCTCCACGACGGCGTCGAGGGCGCGCATGGCGACCGCCATGTCGCTCGGGTGGCTGGCAATGCAGGCATCGCTGACGCCAACCACCGCAAGCTGGCGGCTGAAGCCGGCGAGAGCCGAACAGCCGCTGCCCGGTTGCCTCTTATTGCACGGCTGGTTGGTATCGTAGAAATACGGACAGCGGGTGCGTTGAAGCAGATTGCCCGCGGTCGTCGCCCTGTTGCGCAACTGTCCCGATGCCCCCGCGAGCAGGGCGCGCGACAGAAGAGCGTAATCACGGCGGACCCGTTCGTCGGCGGCAAGATCCGTATTGCGGACCAGGGCGCCGATACGCAGACCCCCTTCCCGCGTAGCTTCGATCCTGTCCAGACCCAGTCCGTTGACATCTACGAGATGTGTCGGCGTCTCGATCTCCAGCTTCATCAGATCCAGGAGATTGGTGCCGCCGGCGATGAATTTCGCGCCATCTGTGGCGGCCGCGGCCCGCGCCGCCGCTTCGATCGACGAGACGCGCTCGTAACTGAAAGCTTTCATGCCTTCCTCCCAGCGACTTCTGTGATGGCTTCGACGATGTTCGAATAGGCGCCGCAACGACAGATATTGCCGCTCATGCGCTCGCGGATCTCGGCGGGCGTGATTTCGGCCGGCGCCGTGAGATCCACGGTCACATGGCTTGGAATATTGGCCTTGATTTCATTGAGCATTGCAACGGAGGAACAGATCTGGCCGGGCGTGCAGTAGCCACACTGGAACCCGTCGTGTTTGACAAAGGCGGCCTGCATCGGATGGAGGTTCTCCGGCTGCCCCAAGCCTTCGAGCGTGGTGATGCTGTCGCCCTCGTGCATGATGGCGAGCGTCAGGCACGCGTTGACGCGGCGGCCTTCAATGAGAACCGTGCACGCTCCGCACTGACCGTGGTCGCACCCCTTCTTGGTACCCGTCAAATGCAGATGCTCGCGCAGCGCGTCGAGAAGCGTCGTTCGGTTATCGAGCTGAAGCTCCCGGCGTTCGTCGTTCACCGTGAATGTGACCTTCGTGCTCTGGGGTGCGGTGGAGGCATTGGTCTGCGCGTGACCGAGCGAGTGTGCGCTCACCACTGTCACGGTAGCGGCCGAGGCGGCGAGCAGGTCGCGCCGCGAGATTTCAAGTGCGCCAGGACTTTGCATATCCAACTCCATGTCTTGATGACGAAAGGTCTAAAGCGCGTCGCATCCCTAGGATTTATACGCCGCGCTTTAGGTCTTGTTGTGCATGCCGTAGTCGCAAAAACCGCTGCACACCTCTGGCGACATGCATTGGGACCAAGCGGCCGTGAGCCGCGAACGCGCAACAACCAAGCCCGAGAAATGATCCGGCAGGCGCGTTCACAAGTGAGTTAGGGCGGGTAGCGCGTGTGACTACCGTCCCGATCCCGATAAGGCCTATGAACGGAGTTCATGAATGGCGGCATTGAAGCAGGCGCCTTCCTAGAAGACGCGACTTGACGAAATGGGCATCATGTAACATAGGTTGTTACATGAGTGAGAGTGACCGCAGAATGAGATTTCCCAGCGTCAATGGTCCAGCTTTTACCGCGGCGCATGCCAGTTCGTACGTCGAAGGGACGTCGAGGAAAGTACCTGGGTTGGCCGCTCTCCATCGCATGACGTCGATGTTGGTCGCGGAACGTGCGCCGGTGCAAGCGCGAGTTTTGGTGCTCGGCGCCGGCGGCGGTATGGAGCTCAAAGCTCTCGCCGACGAGAATTCAGATTGGAGTTTTTGCGGCATTGACCCGTCGGCGGACATGCTTCGTGTCGCAGAACAGACGGTGGGACCCCATTTGCCGCGTGTCCATCTGCAGCAGGGCTACATAGGCGCCGCACCGGAGGGGCCGTTCGACGCGGCTGTCTGCCTGCTCACGCTCCACTTTGTTGGTCGCGCTCAACGTCTCGACACACTCGAACAGATTCGTCGCCGTTTGGTGCCGGGCGCTCCGTTCGTCGTCGCGCACATTAGTTTCCCGCAATCGGAACCCGAGCGCTCGACCTGGATCGCCCGTCACGTCGCGTTCGGCGGAACAGCCTCCGGCGAAGCTGAAAGTGCAAGACAGGCGATCGCCACGAAGTTATCGGTTCTCTCGCCAGAGGAGGACGAGGCGGTGCTTCGCAAGGCGGGCTTCTCGGATGTTCGCTTGTTCTATGCGGCTATGACCTTCAGGGGCTGGGTGGGATACGCCTGAATTCTCAACATCCTGCAGTGCTCATGGTTTCCCCGTCCGGCGCCCGCGAGAGAAGATCATACCGGCGTGATGCAGAACGCCGTCGATAAAATCTCCATCCGCGGTAAAGCCGGTATCGTCCCAATAATCGATATGCGTGCCCATCACTTGGTAGCGTCCCTCATAGGCGCGCTCACGCGTACCGCGGGCCTCGATATAGCGACCATTCGGCAGGAGCTCATGGCGGATGTAACTGTCTTCTGTGACCCAAAGGCCGACATAGGGGTGATTGGCCTGCATTTCGGCTTCCTCGGCTTTTACGGATTGGCATAGGAGTGCGGCGGTCATCAAGGTCGCAAAGGTACGCTGCACGGCGATCTCCTCGTGATCGGTGATTGCGGGATTATGCTGCGGCTGCGCAGGGCCGAAACAGACATTTCGGTTCCGGCCCCGACCAGCGGTCATTGGGAACGCGGCTCGTTGTTGTCGACAACCGCGTGATAGGCGGCGAGATCGAGAAAAGCTTCGGCCTCGACCACCGCTCCGTTCTTCATCAGGAATATCCAGACGAACTTATTTCTGTAAGGCGCTCCCGAAGTCGTGGTTGCCGATCCGTCGAACCGGACGATGACCGTGTCTCCATCGGCCCAGATATGATGCACCCTTGGCACCAGAGGGGTTGCGAGACGGCTGATCAGGGGAGCCGAGGCCCGCTCGACGAAATCCTCGACGCCACGGTAAGTGCCGGCCACGGGAGCGGAACCGTGGATTGTCCAGACGACATCTGGCGCGAGAAGCTCTGCAAAGATGTTGCCGTCTGCTCGCCACTTATCGAATGCCGCGCGCACGGTGGTTATATTCTGCGCCTCGATATCGGCCGTTGGCGCGATGGTATCGGCATGCGCCGGTCCCATGCTGGCCCCAACCGCCGAGGCGATCAGCAGCTTGCGGCCGCCGCCGGCGAGGCGATCTGTCATTAAGGAAAAGATCATGGAATATTCCTTTCGTCGGGACGCGGGAAAAAGCCCCGAGATCGGTTCGCGCCGGGTCAATTGCCCGATGCGGTCGGTCTGATCGTGATCTCGGTGGTGTCCACGCTCTGCGGGGCCTCGATCACCTGCCGGACCGCACGGGCGATGTCGGCAGGCTGAAGCGCGATGGCGCGATAGGTGTCCATCGCCGCCATGGTCTCCTCGTGGGTGATGGTTCCAGCAAGTTCGCTTTCGACGACGCCGGGATTGACGCAGGTGACGCGGATATTGGTACTCTCCTGGCGCAGTCCGTCAGAGATCGCGCGGACTGCGAACTTCGTTGCGCAATATACCGCGGCTGTGGGTACGACCGACAGCGCTCCGATCGAGCCGATATTGATGATCTGCCCGCTACGCTGTGCCTCCATGATTGGCAATACGGCCCCGATGCCCCAAAGCACGCCCTTGATGTTCACGTCGATCATGCGCTCCCACTCGTCCACCTTAACTGCGGCAAGCGGCGAGAGCGGCATGACGCCGGCATTGTTCACCAGGACGTCGATGCGTCCCCAAGTGTCGACCGCGGCCTGCGCAAAGGCTGCCATGGAGTGACGGTCGGTCACGTCCAGCACCTGCGCCAGGGCGGTACCTCCTGCGTCTCGAATCTCCGTGGCAATGGCCTCGATACGGGCCTGGCGGCGTGCACCCAACAATATTTTCCCACCGGCGGCGCCAAGCTCTCGAGCGATGCCCTCGCCGATGCCGCTGGAGGCGC
This genomic interval carries:
- a CDS encoding nuclear transport factor 2 family protein; translation: MIFSLMTDRLAGGGRKLLIASAVGASMGPAHADTIAPTADIEAQNITTVRAAFDKWRADGNIFAELLAPDVVWTIHGSAPVAGTYRGVEDFVERASAPLISRLATPLVPRVHHIWADGDTVIVRFDGSATTTSGAPYRNKFVWIFLMKNGAVVEAEAFLDLAAYHAVVDNNEPRSQ
- a CDS encoding SDR family oxidoreductase, whose amino-acid sequence is MDKVILITGASSGIGEGIARELGAAGGKILLGARRQARIEAIATEIRDAGGTALAQVLDVTDRHSMAAFAQAAVDTWGRIDVLVNNAGVMPLSPLAAVKVDEWERMIDVNIKGVLWGIGAVLPIMEAQRSGQIINIGSIGALSVVPTAAVYCATKFAVRAISDGLRQESTNIRVTCVNPGVVESELAGTITHEETMAAMDTYRAIALQPADIARAVRQVIEAPQSVDTTEITIRPTASGN
- a CDS encoding class I SAM-dependent methyltransferase, yielding MRFPSVNGPAFTAAHASSYVEGTSRKVPGLAALHRMTSMLVAERAPVQARVLVLGAGGGMELKALADENSDWSFCGIDPSADMLRVAEQTVGPHLPRVHLQQGYIGAAPEGPFDAAVCLLTLHFVGRAQRLDTLEQIRRRLVPGAPFVVAHISFPQSEPERSTWIARHVAFGGTASGEAESARQAIATKLSVLSPEEDEAVLRKAGFSDVRLFYAAMTFRGWVGYA
- a CDS encoding Atu4866 domain-containing protein, with translation MTAGRGRNRNVCFGPAQPQHNPAITDHEEIAVQRTFATLMTAALLCQSVKAEEAEMQANHPYVGLWVTEDSYIRHELLPNGRYIEARGTRERAYEGRYQVMGTHIDYWDDTGFTADGDFIDGVLHHAGMIFSRGRRTGKP
- the dinB gene encoding DNA polymerase IV, whose product is MPVGGEPEEGDRSGGALAPTPGGRVRKIIHIDMDAFYASVEQRDNPELRGKPVAVGYPEARGVVAAASYEARKFGVHSAMPSVTAKRKCPDLIFVPHRFDVYRAVSRQIQAIFAEYTPLIEPLSLDEAYLDVTENLKGLRLATEIAEEIRTRIKAETHLTASAGVSYNKFLAKMASDQRKPDGLFVITPKRGPEFVQALPVKKFHGVGPATAEKMKRLGIETGADLKSRDLAFLQQHFGKSGPYFYWIARGIDEREVKPDRIRKSIGAEDTFREDVHDLETARAGLKPLIDKVWHYCEASGIRGKTMTLKVKWADFTQITRSKTIVAPIASVAEMREIAELLLSPIFPVPKGIRLLGVTLSSLDTVDDRSEPQLALAL
- the paoC gene encoding aldehyde oxidoreductase molybdenum-binding subunit PaoC, with the translated sequence MRFDTPATTNPIDQGKVIGKPITRIDGPLKTTGKAIYAYEWHDPNTRYAYGYIVGSAIAKGRIRSMDVAAARNAPGVIAVVTSDGVGELKKGKYNTAKLFGGTEIQHYHQAIAVVVAETFEEARAAAALVKVDYAEEKGAFDLAAAKDSAVEPEGGGDSGAGDFDAAFEAAPVKLDQIYTTPDQSHAMMEPHASIAAWNGDDLTVWTSSQMIDWWRTDLATTLGIDKDKVHLMSPFIGGGFGVKLFLRADAVLAALAAREAKRPVKVALPRPFLMNNTTHRPATIQRIRIGAGRDGKITAIAHESWSGDLPGGGPEVAVQQTRLLYAGENRMTAMRLATLDLPEGNAMRAPGEAPGMMALEIAIDEMAERLGLDPVEFRIINDTQVDPEKPERPFSHRNLVGCLRTGAERFGWRDRSKQPGARREGNWLIGMGVAAAFRNNLVLNSGARVRLDREGIVTVETDMTDIGTGSYTIIAQTAAEMLGVPIEKVAVSLGDSRFPVSSGSGGQFGGNCSTAGVYAACAKLREAVAQKLGFNSADDLIFAEGEVRSGDRRMPLAQAAGDEGLVAEDQIEFGDLTKTHQQSTFGAHFVEVAVDVATGETRIRRMLAVCAAGRILNPITARSQVIGAMTMGVGGALSEELVVDKERGFFVNHDLAAYEVPVHADIPHQEVVFLNETDPMSSPMKAKGIAELGICGVAAAVANAIYNATAIRVRQYPITLDKLINELPEIS
- the paoA gene encoding aldehyde dehydrogenase iron-sulfur subunit PaoA — translated: MQSPGALEISRRDLLAASAATVTVVSAHSLGHAQTNASTAPQSTKVTFTVNDERRELQLDNRTTLLDALREHLHLTGTKKGCDHGQCGACTVLIEGRRVNACLTLAIMHEGDSITTLEGLGQPENLHPMQAAFVKHDGFQCGYCTPGQICSSVAMLNEIKANIPSHVTVDLTAPAEITPAEIRERMSGNICRCGAYSNIVEAITEVAGRKA
- a CDS encoding FAD binding domain-containing protein, which produces MKAFSYERVSSIEAAARAAAATDGAKFIAGGTNLLDLMKLEIETPTHLVDVNGLGLDRIEATREGGLRIGALVRNTDLAADERVRRDYALLSRALLAGASGQLRNRATTAGNLLQRTRCPYFYDTNQPCNKRQPGSGCSALAGFSRQLAVVGVSDACIASHPSDMAVAMRALDAVVETVRADGTTRSIPMGDLHRLPGDTPHIEHVLERGELITAVVLPKPAGGKQIYRKVRDRASYAFALVSVGAVVQPDGTGRVAVGGIAPKPWRDEAAEKELANGAKAVAAMLLAGARPTEQNAFKLTLVERALRAVLVEAKG
- a CDS encoding adenylate/guanylate cyclase domain-containing protein, whose protein sequence is MSQSRICKGCWEQMRIPVPLRGPASIPFRAFGIRPSRMNPNTCTICELMFTRVMKARKITVDVSVLFADLRGYTALSQSLSADIVSSLLDDFYDECAAAIWEFDGLLNKTVGDAIMAIFNFPIPHQDHAERAVLAAREIQRRCQLRREFRLAEGAGLDGSELGVGIGIDTGEASFGEFGRSHRDLTAIGTVVNTAARAQSAAEAGRILVTRAVCERAQSQTAASEGREYRLKGFEKPIELYAI